A single region of the Pseudomonas sp. VD-NE ins genome encodes:
- the tssI gene encoding type VI secretion system tip protein TssI/VgrG, whose product MFGTGNCALFTLQIPAFRHDFKVLSFNGAEAVGQLYAIRVALVSERTDVDLEALLSRPAFLQFGANQEGIHGRIENVMLAEPGKRLTRYELTLVPALHYLQFSRDQRIFQNLTVPQIVAQVLQRQGIQPDDFTFNVTTSPVREYCTQYGESDFRFIQRLCAEDGIAWHHQHSVDRHLLVFSDSQVFFPKLGATPFQPDSGMVADYPVVNHLTMGFNTRTSTVTRRDYDLKRPSLLLESRFTAEFTPELEDYRYPLLMTSEKHGKRQVRQALERHRSDYQWIEGKSNQATLRSGHLFDLTEHPRPDCNEMWLLLNIAHEGKQPQVLEEAFSSDDKTADGFTQGYRNTFKAIPADVLYRPPLPALRPALVCQTARVTGPPGEEIFCDEHGRVRVEFPWDRAELDSEKSSCWLRVASSWAGEGFGAVSIPRVGMEVVVTFQEGDPDHPLITGCVVNKVNGVAHPLPGNKTRTVLRSQSSPHNGGYNELSIEDRAGQEKIYLRAQRDLEQLILNDSHSLITRDRFEQIGNDSTSLIEGKTLRTHQGVRSTQVNADDLLTVSGISSQSVGALVIQAGQQAHVTASNVVIDAGMSLTLSAGGHHIVINAGGIFSSVPIVEGGAPLAGIEPLQPLQAVGGIAPPVSATPLSIVNSARQQAADYCPLCEACAAGQCGLGEVA is encoded by the coding sequence CTTTCGTTTAACGGCGCTGAAGCCGTCGGTCAGCTGTATGCCATCCGTGTCGCACTGGTGAGCGAGCGGACTGATGTCGATCTGGAAGCGTTGCTAAGCCGACCTGCGTTCCTGCAATTCGGCGCCAATCAGGAAGGCATTCACGGGCGCATCGAAAACGTAATGCTGGCGGAGCCCGGCAAACGCCTGACTCGCTATGAGCTCACACTGGTGCCCGCGCTGCACTATCTGCAATTCAGTCGCGACCAACGGATTTTTCAGAACCTGACGGTGCCACAAATTGTTGCGCAGGTTCTGCAACGGCAGGGCATTCAGCCCGATGACTTCACCTTCAATGTCACCACCAGTCCGGTGCGTGAGTACTGTACGCAATACGGCGAAAGCGATTTCCGTTTTATCCAGCGCCTGTGCGCCGAGGACGGCATCGCGTGGCATCACCAGCACTCGGTCGACAGGCACTTGCTGGTGTTCAGCGACAGTCAGGTGTTTTTCCCCAAATTGGGTGCGACCCCTTTTCAGCCTGACAGCGGCATGGTTGCAGATTACCCGGTGGTCAATCACCTCACCATGGGCTTCAACACTCGCACCAGCACGGTCACCCGTCGCGACTATGACCTGAAACGCCCGAGCCTGTTGCTGGAGAGTCGCTTCACCGCCGAGTTCACGCCCGAACTTGAAGACTATCGCTATCCGCTGCTCATGACGTCTGAGAAACACGGCAAACGGCAGGTGCGCCAAGCATTGGAGCGGCACCGCAGCGACTATCAATGGATTGAGGGCAAGAGCAATCAAGCGACATTGCGCAGCGGTCATCTTTTCGACCTGACCGAACATCCGCGACCGGACTGCAACGAGATGTGGTTGCTGTTGAACATTGCTCATGAAGGTAAGCAGCCCCAAGTGCTGGAAGAGGCTTTCAGCAGCGATGACAAAACGGCTGATGGTTTCACTCAAGGTTATCGCAACACCTTCAAGGCAATCCCGGCCGATGTGCTCTATCGCCCGCCACTGCCAGCGCTAAGACCTGCGCTCGTCTGCCAGACCGCGCGAGTCACCGGGCCGCCCGGAGAAGAGATATTCTGCGACGAACACGGCAGGGTTCGCGTCGAGTTCCCTTGGGATCGCGCGGAACTAGATAGCGAAAAAAGCAGTTGCTGGTTACGTGTGGCCTCCAGTTGGGCTGGTGAAGGCTTCGGCGCGGTGTCCATTCCTCGGGTCGGGATGGAGGTGGTGGTGACCTTTCAGGAGGGCGATCCGGACCATCCGTTGATCACCGGCTGCGTGGTCAACAAGGTCAACGGCGTCGCTCATCCTCTGCCCGGCAACAAGACCCGAACGGTCTTGCGCAGTCAGAGCTCTCCGCACAATGGCGGGTACAACGAACTGTCGATCGAAGACCGTGCTGGCCAGGAGAAAATCTACCTGCGGGCTCAGCGCGATCTGGAACAACTGATCCTTAACGACAGCCACAGCCTGATTACCCGCGACCGCTTCGAGCAAATTGGCAATGACAGTACCAGCCTGATCGAGGGCAAGACGTTGCGCACCCACCAAGGTGTGCGCAGTACGCAGGTCAACGCCGATGACCTGCTCACGGTTAGCGGCATCAGCAGTCAATCGGTGGGAGCGCTGGTAATTCAGGCCGGCCAGCAGGCGCATGTCACCGCAAGCAACGTGGTGATCGACGCTGGCATGAGCCTGACGCTGTCGGCGGGCGGACACCACATCGTCATCAACGCCGGCGGGATTTTCAGCAGCGTGCCCATCGTCGAGGGCGGTGCGCCGTTGGCGGGCATCGAGCCACTCCAGCCGCTGCAGGCAGTGGGCGGCATCGCCCCTCCTGTCAGTGCCACACCGCTGTCGATCGTCAACAGTGCTCGCCAGCAAGCGGCGGATTATTGCCCGCTGTGCGAAGCCTGTGCGGCTGGGCAGTGCGGCCTGGGAGAAGTCGCATGA
- a CDS encoding DUF4123 domain-containing protein: MNRVELWLHEQSRGGRDLFLMLDSDGQSEARTALASDLGTERFRHLYAGTAAESLAQTGPLLLQIDTARHPVILSLLDTPDRHWGWLASAEHVALDDLASHWRERVVTGERPNLAVYRVHDNRVLGRALAHLQPEQYAALLGPVSSICYWHAGQWNVADNPDPGEHPLPIDPPWLQTPTPELIYANVLFDNTRRYLVGEHTEAMAKLAEHVDIDDWLWGQIQLTRLWGWQQPEQVHFLLAQSLQLPGYVPPKSWLPKPEEGPAAHFERVYRMCCIGRRAAPYETCISTSGTWQLHCIDPGLLCGWYAEHVYFCS; encoded by the coding sequence ATGAACCGGGTAGAACTATGGCTGCACGAGCAGTCCCGCGGCGGACGTGATCTGTTTCTGATGCTCGACTCCGACGGTCAGAGCGAAGCACGCACGGCGCTGGCCTCCGACCTCGGCACTGAGCGATTTCGTCATTTGTACGCGGGCACGGCGGCTGAGTCATTGGCGCAAACCGGCCCGCTGCTTTTGCAGATCGACACGGCGCGCCACCCCGTCATCCTGTCATTGCTCGACACACCCGATCGCCATTGGGGTTGGCTGGCCAGCGCCGAGCATGTCGCTCTGGATGATCTGGCAAGCCATTGGCGCGAGCGCGTGGTGACCGGTGAACGCCCCAACCTGGCGGTGTATCGCGTGCATGACAACCGCGTGCTCGGACGCGCGCTGGCGCATCTGCAACCCGAGCAATACGCAGCGTTGCTCGGGCCGGTCAGCAGCATCTGTTACTGGCATGCCGGGCAATGGAACGTCGCCGACAACCCGGACCCCGGCGAACACCCGCTGCCCATCGACCCGCCATGGCTGCAGACGCCTACACCGGAGCTGATTTACGCAAACGTGCTGTTCGACAACACCCGCCGTTATTTGGTGGGCGAGCACACCGAAGCAATGGCCAAGCTAGCGGAGCACGTCGACATCGATGACTGGCTGTGGGGACAGATTCAACTGACGCGCCTGTGGGGCTGGCAGCAACCGGAGCAAGTGCACTTTTTGCTGGCCCAAAGTCTTCAGCTACCGGGGTATGTGCCGCCCAAGTCATGGTTGCCGAAACCTGAAGAGGGCCCGGCGGCGCATTTTGAGCGGGTGTATCGCATGTGCTGTATTGGCAGGAGAGCGGCCCCCTATGAGACGTGCATTTCAACATCTGGCACTTGGCAGCTGCACTGCATTGATCCTGGGCTGCTCTGCGGTTGGTACGCCGAACACGTTTACTTTTGTTCCTGA